In the genome of Ictalurus furcatus strain D&B chromosome 13, Billie_1.0, whole genome shotgun sequence, one region contains:
- the zgc:171971 gene encoding DNA-directed RNA polymerase III subunit RPC4 isoform X3 — translation MAEGGDREPVASSSGTLRPSFSLGRGLAGRSLLNPPPPGRLTSLRSRDLTLGGYKKKTFVPNVHSIRKSKDELKEEPRTAPKKERREREDRQRERRRRERPQTIQSHSIFEQGPADTFRKTGNWGTTNLSEYDPSILTRSVKKERNVPEEDDDGILEKLQRDDFIDDPGLKNDPKQTPIRLPLHQSFDYLATDTSTSLKEALSDHTCSKSVKTHERIPTQTSGASAGPQPPSVGDLFQQMSVSEKEELLFIQLPDTIPVPIKALTSEKSVKKCDAEDKRASYFKAQDPGEKEAAPVLSDFTEGFVGKVQIRKSGKVQLVIGDVTLDVSEGAAFSFLQQLVCVRLTEGLTGDMTVLGDVKHKLVCSPDFEALLKGSRLRHTSSHS, via the exons ATGGCAGAAGGTGGTGACCGAGAACCTGTGGCCAGTTCATCTGGGACTCTGCGTCCGTCTTTCTCTTTGGGAAGAGGACTGGCAGGACGCTCGTTACTGAATCCTCCACCTCCGGGCAGACTCACATCCCTGCGCTCCAGAGACCTGACACTCGGGGGATATAAAAAG AAAACATTTGTACCAAACGTCCACTCCATCCGTAAAAGCAAAGACGA GTTAAAGGAGGAGCCTCGTACTGCGCCgaagaaggagagaagagaaagggaggaCAGGCAGAGAGAGCGCAGGCGGAGAGAGAGACCCCAGACTATTCAGTCACACTCCATTTTTGAACAGGGTCCTGCAGACACCTTCAGGAAAACAG GAAATTGGGGGACCACAAATCTAAGCGAATATGATCCTTCAATTCTTACTAGGAGTGTTAAAAAGGAGAGGAACGTTCCTGAGGAGGATGACGATGGAATTTTAGAAAAGCTTCAGCGAGATGAT TTCATAGATGATCCTGGCCTGAAAAACGACCCCAAACAGACACCAATAAGACTTCCACTGCATCAGTCATTCGACTACTTGGCAACAGACACGTCAACATCTT TAAAAGAAGCGCTGTCTGATCACACTTGTTCGAAGTCAGTAAAAACGCACGAGAGGATTCCAACACAAACGAGTGGAGCTTCTGCAGGTCCTCAGCCTCCTAGTGTCGGAGATCTTTTCCAGCAGATGAGCGTATCAGAGAAGGAAGAGCTTTTATTCATCCAGCTTCCCGACACCATTCCTGTCCCCATAAAAGCTCTAACAAGtgaaaagtctgtgaaaaaatGTGATGCTGAAGACAAGCGTGCCTCATATTTCAAAGCACAA GATCCAGGGGAGAAAGAGGCTGCGCCTGTGCTCTCGGACTTCACAGAAGGATTCGTAGGAAAAGTGCAAATTAGGAAATCTGGCAAAGTACAGCTAGTCATAGGGGACGTTACACTGGACGTGTCGGAAGGTGCAGCTTTCTCTTTTCTGCAG CAACTCGTGTGTGTGCGGCTCACAGAGGGTCTGACCGGTGACATGACAGTGCTTGGGGATGTCAAACACAAGCTGGTGTGTTCCCCTGACTTCGAGGCTCTCCTAAAAGGGTCAAGACTCCGTCACACATCCAGCCACTCTTAA
- the zgc:171971 gene encoding DNA-directed RNA polymerase III subunit RPC4 isoform X2 — protein MLFLKLKDSIIIRGASSYNTNNDGGSYRMAEGGDREPVASSSGTLRPSFSLGRGLAGRSLLNPPPPGRLTSLRSRDLTLGGYKKKTFVPNVHSIRKSKDELKEEPRTAPKKERREREDRQRERRRRERPQTIQSHSIFEQGPADTFRKTGNWGTTNLSEYDPSILTRSVKKERNVPEEDDDGILEKLQRDDFIDDPGLKNDPKQTPIRLPLHQSFDYLATDTSTSLKEALSDHTCSKSVKTHERIPTQTSGASAGPQPPSVGDLFQQMSVSEKEELLFIQLPDTIPVPIKALTSEKSVKKCDAEDKRASYFKAQDPGEKEAAPVLSDFTEGFVGKVQIRKSGKVQLVIGDVTLDVSEGAAFSFLQQLVCVRLTEGLTGDMTVLGDVKHKLVCSPDFEALLKGSRLRHTSSHS, from the exons ATGCTTTTCTTGAAGCTGAAGGACAGCATTATCATTAGAGGAGCTTCATcatataatactaataatgacgGCGGCTCATACAG AATGGCAGAAGGTGGTGACCGAGAACCTGTGGCCAGTTCATCTGGGACTCTGCGTCCGTCTTTCTCTTTGGGAAGAGGACTGGCAGGACGCTCGTTACTGAATCCTCCACCTCCGGGCAGACTCACATCCCTGCGCTCCAGAGACCTGACACTCGGGGGATATAAAAAG AAAACATTTGTACCAAACGTCCACTCCATCCGTAAAAGCAAAGACGA GTTAAAGGAGGAGCCTCGTACTGCGCCgaagaaggagagaagagaaagggaggaCAGGCAGAGAGAGCGCAGGCGGAGAGAGAGACCCCAGACTATTCAGTCACACTCCATTTTTGAACAGGGTCCTGCAGACACCTTCAGGAAAACAG GAAATTGGGGGACCACAAATCTAAGCGAATATGATCCTTCAATTCTTACTAGGAGTGTTAAAAAGGAGAGGAACGTTCCTGAGGAGGATGACGATGGAATTTTAGAAAAGCTTCAGCGAGATGAT TTCATAGATGATCCTGGCCTGAAAAACGACCCCAAACAGACACCAATAAGACTTCCACTGCATCAGTCATTCGACTACTTGGCAACAGACACGTCAACATCTT TAAAAGAAGCGCTGTCTGATCACACTTGTTCGAAGTCAGTAAAAACGCACGAGAGGATTCCAACACAAACGAGTGGAGCTTCTGCAGGTCCTCAGCCTCCTAGTGTCGGAGATCTTTTCCAGCAGATGAGCGTATCAGAGAAGGAAGAGCTTTTATTCATCCAGCTTCCCGACACCATTCCTGTCCCCATAAAAGCTCTAACAAGtgaaaagtctgtgaaaaaatGTGATGCTGAAGACAAGCGTGCCTCATATTTCAAAGCACAA GATCCAGGGGAGAAAGAGGCTGCGCCTGTGCTCTCGGACTTCACAGAAGGATTCGTAGGAAAAGTGCAAATTAGGAAATCTGGCAAAGTACAGCTAGTCATAGGGGACGTTACACTGGACGTGTCGGAAGGTGCAGCTTTCTCTTTTCTGCAG CAACTCGTGTGTGTGCGGCTCACAGAGGGTCTGACCGGTGACATGACAGTGCTTGGGGATGTCAAACACAAGCTGGTGTGTTCCCCTGACTTCGAGGCTCTCCTAAAAGGGTCAAGACTCCGTCACACATCCAGCCACTCTTAA
- the zgc:171971 gene encoding DNA-directed RNA polymerase III subunit RPC4 isoform X1 → MVRCPQTFAHIVYEAKTGTIVVVTCGCATYSRSAKMAEGGDREPVASSSGTLRPSFSLGRGLAGRSLLNPPPPGRLTSLRSRDLTLGGYKKKTFVPNVHSIRKSKDELKEEPRTAPKKERREREDRQRERRRRERPQTIQSHSIFEQGPADTFRKTGNWGTTNLSEYDPSILTRSVKKERNVPEEDDDGILEKLQRDDFIDDPGLKNDPKQTPIRLPLHQSFDYLATDTSTSLKEALSDHTCSKSVKTHERIPTQTSGASAGPQPPSVGDLFQQMSVSEKEELLFIQLPDTIPVPIKALTSEKSVKKCDAEDKRASYFKAQDPGEKEAAPVLSDFTEGFVGKVQIRKSGKVQLVIGDVTLDVSEGAAFSFLQQLVCVRLTEGLTGDMTVLGDVKHKLVCSPDFEALLKGSRLRHTSSHS, encoded by the exons atggtcaggtgtccacaaacttttgcccatatCGTATATGAAGCTAAGACGGGTACCATTGTTGTTGTCACGTGTGGGTGTGCAACGTACAGCAGATCAGCAAA AATGGCAGAAGGTGGTGACCGAGAACCTGTGGCCAGTTCATCTGGGACTCTGCGTCCGTCTTTCTCTTTGGGAAGAGGACTGGCAGGACGCTCGTTACTGAATCCTCCACCTCCGGGCAGACTCACATCCCTGCGCTCCAGAGACCTGACACTCGGGGGATATAAAAAG AAAACATTTGTACCAAACGTCCACTCCATCCGTAAAAGCAAAGACGA GTTAAAGGAGGAGCCTCGTACTGCGCCgaagaaggagagaagagaaagggaggaCAGGCAGAGAGAGCGCAGGCGGAGAGAGAGACCCCAGACTATTCAGTCACACTCCATTTTTGAACAGGGTCCTGCAGACACCTTCAGGAAAACAG GAAATTGGGGGACCACAAATCTAAGCGAATATGATCCTTCAATTCTTACTAGGAGTGTTAAAAAGGAGAGGAACGTTCCTGAGGAGGATGACGATGGAATTTTAGAAAAGCTTCAGCGAGATGAT TTCATAGATGATCCTGGCCTGAAAAACGACCCCAAACAGACACCAATAAGACTTCCACTGCATCAGTCATTCGACTACTTGGCAACAGACACGTCAACATCTT TAAAAGAAGCGCTGTCTGATCACACTTGTTCGAAGTCAGTAAAAACGCACGAGAGGATTCCAACACAAACGAGTGGAGCTTCTGCAGGTCCTCAGCCTCCTAGTGTCGGAGATCTTTTCCAGCAGATGAGCGTATCAGAGAAGGAAGAGCTTTTATTCATCCAGCTTCCCGACACCATTCCTGTCCCCATAAAAGCTCTAACAAGtgaaaagtctgtgaaaaaatGTGATGCTGAAGACAAGCGTGCCTCATATTTCAAAGCACAA GATCCAGGGGAGAAAGAGGCTGCGCCTGTGCTCTCGGACTTCACAGAAGGATTCGTAGGAAAAGTGCAAATTAGGAAATCTGGCAAAGTACAGCTAGTCATAGGGGACGTTACACTGGACGTGTCGGAAGGTGCAGCTTTCTCTTTTCTGCAG CAACTCGTGTGTGTGCGGCTCACAGAGGGTCTGACCGGTGACATGACAGTGCTTGGGGATGTCAAACACAAGCTGGTGTGTTCCCCTGACTTCGAGGCTCTCCTAAAAGGGTCAAGACTCCGTCACACATCCAGCCACTCTTAA